The stretch of DNA CGAGATCGCCGAGGCGACGGCCCGCGAGGAGGGCAAGCCCGAGCAGGCGATCGCGAAGATCACCGAGGGTCGCGTCAACGGCTTCTTCAAGGACGTCGTCCTGCTCGACCAGCCGTCGGTCACCGACAACAAGAAGACGGTCAAGGCGGTCCTCGACGGCGCCGGCGTGGACGTCAAGCGCTTCGCGCACATCGAGATCGGCGCCTGATCCACGGAGCCGACCAGCACCACGACAGGAAGGACCGGAGCATCGTGACCCACCACCCGACGCACGGTGACCCGGCCGACCTCAGCACCGCGGACGCCGGGGCCCCAGGCCCCGGCGTCCGCCGCGTGCTGCTCAAGCTGTCCGGCGAGGTGTTCGGCGGCGGCAAGATCGGCATCGACCCCGACGTCGTCAACGGCATCGCCCGCCAGGTCGCCCAGGCGGTCCGCGAGGGCGCGCAGGTGGCGATCGTCGTCGGCGGCGGCAACTTCTTCCGCGGCGCCGAGCTGAGCCAGCGGGGCATGGAGCGTTCGCGGGCCGACTACATCGGCATGCTCGGCACCGTCATGAACAGCCTCGCCCTGCAGGACTTCATCGAGAAGCAGGGCATCGACACCCGCGTGCAGTCGGCCATCACCATGGGCCAGGTCGCGGAGCCCTACATCCCGCGCCGGGCCATGCGGCACCTCGAGAAGGGGCGCGTCGTCATCTTCGGCGCGGGCGCGGGCATGCCCTACTTCAGCACCGACACCGTGGCCGCCCAGCGCGCCCTGGAGATCAAGGCCGACGCGGTGCTCATGAGCAAGAGCGGCGTCGACGGGGTGTACTCCGCCGACCCGCGCACCGACGCCTCCGCGCGCCGCTTCGACGACCTCACCTTCGCGGAGGCCCTGCGCCTCGGCCTGAAGGTCGTCGACGCCGCCGCGTTCGCGCTCTGCATGGAGAACAACCTGCCGATGATCGTCTTCGGCATGGAGGGCGAGGGCAACATCGCCCGCGTGCTCCAGGGTGAGAGGATCGGGACGCTGGTCCACGGCGACGCAGGACCACACATCGGGACGACGACAGGAGACGCACCGTGATCGACCAGACCCTGCGCGAGGCCGGCACCAAGATGGACAAGGCCGTCGAGCACACCCAGGAGGAGTTCGCGGCCATCCGGACCGGTCGTGCGCACCCGGCGATGTTCTCCCAGATCACGGCCGACTACTACGGCACGCCGACGCCCCTGCAGCAGCTGGCCGGCTTCCAGGTGCCCGAGCCGCGCACCGTCATCATCAGCCCGTACGACCAGGGCGCGAAGGGTGCGATCGAGCGGGCCATCCGCGACTCCGACCTCGGCGTCAACCCCTCCGACGACGGCAAGGTGCTGCGCGTGACGCTGCCCGAGCTCACCGAGGAGCGTCGTCGCGAGTACATCAAGCTCGCCCGCTCCAAGGCCGAGGAGGGACGCGTGGCCGTCCGCGGCGTGCGACGCAACGCGAAGCAGACCCTCGACAAGGCCGAGAAGGACTCCGAGATCAGCCAGGACGACAACGTGGGCGCCGAGAAGCGCCTCGACGCCCTGACGAAGCAGCACGTCGAGCAGATCGACGAGCTGCTGAAGAACAAGGAAGCGGAGCTCCTTGAGGTCTGAGGAGGCCGCGCCCACCGACGGACCCCTGGGAGAGACCGACCCGGCCGTCGCGCAGCGCAAGAGTCGCGCGGGCCGCAACCTTCCCGCCGCGATCGGCGTCGGTGCCGGTCTCGGCGCGATGGTGGTCGTCTCGCTGTTCCTGTTCAAGGACGTGTTCGTGGCGGTCGTCGTGCTCGCGCTCGGCGTCGGCCTGTGGGAGCTGGCTCGTGCCCTCGGGACGGCCGGCATCAAGGTGCCGTTCCTGCCGGTGC from Aeromicrobium erythreum encodes:
- the frr gene encoding ribosome recycling factor, with translation MDQTLREAGTKMDKAVEHTQEEFAAIRTGRAHPAMFSQITADYYGTPTPLQQLAGFQVPEPRTVIISPYDQGAKGAIERAIRDSDLGVNPSDDGKVLRVTLPELTEERRREYIKLARSKAEEGRVAVRGVRRNAKQTLDKAEKDSEISQDDNVGAEKRLDALTKQHVEQIDELLKNKEAELLEV
- the pyrH gene encoding UMP kinase encodes the protein MLLKLSGEVFGGGKIGIDPDVVNGIARQVAQAVREGAQVAIVVGGGNFFRGAELSQRGMERSRADYIGMLGTVMNSLALQDFIEKQGIDTRVQSAITMGQVAEPYIPRRAMRHLEKGRVVIFGAGAGMPYFSTDTVAAQRALEIKADAVLMSKSGVDGVYSADPRTDASARRFDDLTFAEALRLGLKVVDAAAFALCMENNLPMIVFGMEGEGNIARVLQGERIGTLVHGDAGPHIGTTTGDAP